A single region of the Halobellus ruber genome encodes:
- the pepF gene encoding oligoendopeptidase F, with the protein MSQVPERSELPTEDTWDLTSIYADDDAWRAAYEAVSDRVEDLREYEGRATESPDTLLEFLELRESVLREVSKVTSYASLRSAEDTRNQEYQAMQAKAESLSSTASSATSFLDPELQELDREGVAAFVDSEPALAEYEHYFDDVLRTKPHTRSAEVEELLADLGEVAGAASDVYGMLSNADLTFPTVERPDGESVEITQGNFTKLQKHSDRAFRRTVYEAYYDEWAEIRNAVGTSLKNSVRKDVKYARARNYDTAREAALDGPNVPVAVYDTLLEAVHDNLDALHRHAELKREALDVDELRMWDLYAPMTGPESPEIPYEEAAEYVVEAVAPLGDAYQERLREGLDSRWVDVYENRGKRSGAFSAGTYDTQPFILLNYQDDISSMFTLAHELGHSLHSELAKDAQPWQYADYTIFVAEVASTVNETLLTHHLLETVEDDDLRLHVLDEYLERFRSTLYRQTMFADFELRIHEIAEDDGALTPDRFDEVYRDLKADFYEPAVLDDRIAREWMRIPHFYYNYYVYQYATGISAAVAIVERILSEGETAAADYRDALAMGGSAYPMDVLDTAGVDMASPEPVESALGVYDEYLGRMADLI; encoded by the coding sequence ATGAGCCAGGTGCCCGAACGGAGCGAACTCCCGACCGAAGACACGTGGGACCTCACCAGCATCTACGCTGACGACGACGCGTGGCGGGCGGCCTACGAGGCCGTCAGCGACCGCGTCGAGGACCTCCGCGAGTACGAGGGTCGCGCGACCGAGAGCCCCGACACGCTCCTGGAGTTTCTGGAACTCCGGGAGTCGGTCCTCCGGGAGGTCTCGAAGGTCACGAGCTACGCCAGCCTCCGGAGCGCCGAGGACACCCGAAACCAGGAGTACCAGGCGATGCAGGCCAAAGCCGAGTCGCTGTCGTCGACGGCGAGTTCGGCCACCAGCTTCCTCGACCCCGAACTCCAGGAACTCGACCGCGAGGGCGTCGCGGCGTTCGTCGACAGCGAGCCCGCGCTCGCGGAGTACGAGCACTACTTCGACGACGTGTTGCGGACGAAGCCCCACACCCGATCGGCGGAGGTCGAGGAGCTGCTCGCCGACCTCGGGGAGGTCGCGGGCGCGGCCTCGGACGTCTACGGGATGCTCTCGAACGCGGATCTGACGTTCCCGACGGTCGAGCGCCCCGACGGCGAGTCCGTCGAGATCACCCAGGGCAACTTCACGAAGCTCCAGAAACATTCCGACAGGGCGTTCCGGCGGACGGTCTACGAGGCGTACTACGACGAGTGGGCGGAGATCCGGAACGCCGTCGGGACCTCGCTCAAGAACAGCGTCAGAAAGGACGTGAAGTACGCCCGCGCCCGCAACTACGATACCGCCCGCGAGGCGGCGCTCGACGGCCCCAACGTCCCGGTTGCGGTGTACGACACCCTGCTCGAGGCCGTCCACGACAACCTCGACGCCCTCCACCGTCACGCCGAACTGAAACGGGAGGCACTCGACGTCGACGAACTCCGGATGTGGGACCTCTACGCCCCGATGACGGGGCCCGAGAGCCCGGAGATCCCCTACGAGGAGGCCGCCGAGTACGTCGTCGAGGCGGTCGCGCCGCTGGGCGACGCCTACCAGGAGCGGCTCCGGGAGGGGCTCGACTCCCGGTGGGTCGACGTCTACGAGAACCGCGGGAAGCGCTCGGGGGCGTTCTCGGCGGGCACCTACGACACCCAGCCGTTCATCCTGCTGAACTACCAGGACGACATCTCCTCGATGTTCACGCTGGCGCACGAACTCGGCCACTCGCTGCACTCGGAACTGGCGAAGGACGCCCAGCCGTGGCAGTACGCCGACTACACCATCTTCGTCGCGGAGGTGGCCTCGACGGTCAACGAGACGCTCCTGACGCATCACCTGCTTGAAACCGTCGAGGACGACGACCTCCGGCTCCACGTCCTCGACGAGTACCTCGAACGGTTCCGGTCGACGCTCTACCGGCAGACGATGTTCGCGGATTTCGAGCTTCGGATCCACGAGATCGCCGAGGACGACGGCGCGCTCACGCCCGACCGGTTCGACGAGGTGTACCGGGATCTCAAAGCCGACTTCTACGAACCGGCCGTTCTCGACGACCGGATCGCCCGGGAGTGGATGCGGATCCCACACTTCTACTACAACTACTACGTCTACCAGTACGCCACGGGGATCTCCGCGGCGGTCGCGATCGTCGAGCGGATCCTTTCGGAGGGCGAGACGGCAGCGGCGGACTACCGCGACGCGCTCGCGATGGGCGGCTCCGCGTATCCGATGGACGTGCTCGACACTGCCGGCGTCGATATGGCGTCGCCGGAGCCGGTCGAGTCCGCGCTCGGGGTGTACGACGAGTATCTCGGGCGGATGGCGGACCTGATATAA
- a CDS encoding FAD-binding oxidoreductase, translating into MDPHRDALSTAASLPLATLSNRLAGDLVTPDDGEYAGARRVWNGMVNEYPAAIAYCKRVDDVTAAIAFARDHGLAVAVRSGGHSVAGASVVSGGLVVDCSGLEWVRVDPEDRIARVGAGADWGLVDRATQSFGLATPGGVVSDTGVAGLTLGGGTGYLSPKHGFAADNLRAIDVVTGRGERLTATPDRNEDLLWAARGGGTVGVVTAFEFDLHPLDHDVLYAESWLPADRAAEVLREYRRYQEAAPDEACVFPSFARVPPTPEFPDTRHGDPAVVVAGVYAGEPAAGRDEFEWFVGGADTFRTSVDAMPYVDLQSMLDADFPDGRRYYWKAVPLAELRDDAIRELRRATERAPSDLSTIVLWPMHGAVGRAGDDAGPIVGRDASVVVNVEAAWDDPTATAANVEWVRETCRAVEGDASLPGTLPNFAGGTDPDADDVYADRAARLREVRERYDPDGIFTYERG; encoded by the coding sequence ATGGACCCACACCGTGACGCCCTGTCGACGGCCGCGTCGCTCCCGCTTGCGACCCTCTCGAACCGGCTCGCCGGCGACCTCGTCACTCCCGACGATGGCGAATACGCGGGGGCGCGCCGCGTCTGGAACGGGATGGTGAACGAGTATCCCGCGGCGATCGCGTACTGCAAGCGGGTCGACGACGTGACCGCGGCGATCGCGTTCGCCCGCGACCACGGTCTCGCGGTCGCCGTCCGGAGCGGCGGCCACAGCGTCGCCGGCGCGTCGGTCGTCTCCGGCGGCCTCGTCGTCGACTGTTCCGGACTGGAGTGGGTCCGCGTCGACCCCGAGGACCGGATCGCCCGCGTCGGCGCGGGTGCGGACTGGGGGCTGGTCGACCGCGCCACCCAGTCGTTCGGGCTAGCGACGCCCGGCGGCGTGGTCTCCGACACCGGCGTCGCGGGGCTCACGCTCGGCGGCGGCACGGGCTACCTCTCGCCGAAACACGGCTTCGCCGCCGACAACCTCCGGGCGATCGACGTCGTGACCGGTCGCGGCGAGCGCCTGACGGCGACCCCCGACCGGAACGAGGACCTGCTGTGGGCCGCCCGCGGCGGCGGGACCGTCGGCGTGGTGACCGCCTTCGAGTTCGACCTCCACCCGCTCGACCACGACGTGCTCTACGCGGAGTCGTGGCTGCCGGCGGACCGCGCGGCCGAAGTGCTCCGGGAGTACCGGCGGTACCAGGAAGCCGCCCCCGACGAGGCGTGCGTCTTCCCGTCCTTCGCCCGGGTTCCGCCGACGCCGGAGTTCCCCGACACCCGGCACGGTGACCCCGCGGTCGTGGTGGCTGGGGTGTACGCCGGCGAGCCGGCGGCCGGCCGCGACGAGTTCGAGTGGTTCGTCGGCGGCGCCGACACCTTCAGGACCTCCGTTGACGCGATGCCGTACGTCGACCTCCAGTCGATGCTGGACGCGGACTTCCCCGACGGACGCCGGTACTACTGGAAGGCCGTCCCGCTCGCGGAGCTCCGCGACGACGCGATCCGCGAGCTCCGGCGTGCGACCGAGCGGGCGCCTTCGGACCTCTCGACCATCGTCCTCTGGCCGATGCACGGGGCGGTCGGACGCGCCGGCGACGACGCGGGTCCGATCGTCGGCCGCGACGCCTCGGTCGTCGTCAACGTCGAGGCGGCGTGGGACGACCCGACGGCGACGGCCGCAAACGTCGAGTGGGTCCGGGAGACCTGTCGGGCCGTCGAGGGGGACGCGTCGCTGCCGGGTACGCTCCCGAACTTCGCCGGCGGGACGGATCCCGACGCCGACGACGTGTACGCCGACCGCGCCGCGCGGCTGCGCGAGGTCCGCGAGCGGTACGACCCGGACGGGATTTTCACGTACGAACGGGGGTGA
- a CDS encoding heme-binding protein encodes MTDAPPTDEGWFVLHDFRTVDWDAWREAPDRERDRAIEEGVEYLRTHEAVDDADEGDSGVFSVLGHKADLLVLHFRPTLGALSRAERRFEGTALASFTEQTTSYVSVTEISGYSTPEFFEEPEAVDEGTRRYMEGKLTPEIPDDGYVSFYPMTKRRGESYNWYDLDFEKRAELMAEHAETGKGYAGRINQIIASSVGFDDHEWGVTLFADDPTDIKDIVYEMRFDDVSAKYSDFGEFYVGRRFPPADLGAYLAGETVPTGEAGHESEAHAHGDADSGDASDADGHGDDDAEQDGHDGDDADDIRRELADLDIYAGQPHGEDVYATVLYSAADTDELFSEVEGLRGNFDHYDTHVKTAVYEARGRDRNAVVSIWDTASAAETAAGFLSELPEVVSRAGEESGFGTMGMFYTVKPDYREEFHDTFDDVEGILEGMEGHQETDLFANVEDENDMFISSQWDARENAMAFFRSEEFGETVEWGREVLADRPRHVFLA; translated from the coding sequence ATGACTGACGCTCCCCCGACCGACGAAGGGTGGTTCGTCCTCCACGACTTCCGAACCGTCGACTGGGACGCCTGGCGCGAGGCGCCCGACCGCGAACGCGACCGCGCGATCGAGGAGGGAGTCGAGTACCTCCGGACCCACGAGGCCGTCGACGACGCCGACGAGGGCGACTCCGGCGTGTTCTCGGTACTCGGCCACAAGGCCGACCTCCTCGTGCTCCACTTCCGGCCGACGCTCGGCGCCCTCTCGCGGGCCGAACGCCGGTTCGAGGGGACGGCGCTCGCGTCGTTCACCGAGCAGACCACCTCGTACGTGTCGGTCACGGAGATCTCCGGATACTCGACCCCGGAGTTCTTCGAAGAGCCCGAGGCGGTCGACGAGGGGACGCGCCGGTATATGGAGGGGAAGCTGACCCCGGAGATCCCCGACGACGGGTACGTCTCCTTCTACCCCATGACGAAGCGCCGCGGCGAATCGTACAACTGGTACGACCTCGACTTCGAGAAGCGCGCGGAGTTGATGGCCGAGCACGCCGAGACCGGCAAGGGGTACGCCGGCCGGATCAACCAGATTATCGCCTCCTCGGTCGGGTTCGACGACCACGAGTGGGGCGTGACGCTGTTCGCCGACGACCCCACGGACATCAAGGACATCGTCTACGAGATGCGGTTCGACGACGTCTCCGCGAAGTACAGCGACTTCGGGGAGTTCTACGTCGGCCGCCGGTTCCCGCCCGCCGACCTCGGCGCGTATCTGGCGGGCGAGACGGTGCCGACGGGCGAAGCGGGTCACGAGAGTGAAGCACACGCTCACGGCGACGCCGACAGCGGGGACGCAAGCGACGCCGACGGTCACGGCGACGACGACGCCGAGCAGGATGGTCACGACGGCGACGACGCCGACGACATCCGCCGGGAACTCGCCGACCTCGACATCTACGCGGGCCAGCCCCACGGCGAGGACGTCTACGCGACGGTGCTCTACTCCGCGGCCGACACCGACGAGCTGTTCTCGGAGGTCGAGGGGCTCCGCGGGAACTTCGACCACTACGACACCCACGTCAAGACCGCGGTCTACGAGGCCCGCGGGCGCGACCGCAACGCGGTCGTGAGCATCTGGGACACCGCCTCCGCGGCCGAGACCGCCGCGGGTTTCCTCTCGGAGTTGCCGGAGGTCGTCTCCCGCGCCGGCGAGGAGTCGGGCTTCGGGACGATGGGGATGTTCTACACCGTCAAGCCCGATTACCGCGAGGAGTTCCACGACACCTTCGACGACGTCGAGGGGATCCTCGAGGGGATGGAGGGCCACCAGGAGACGGACCTGTTTGCGAACGTCGAAGACGAGAACGACATGTTCATTTCCAGTCAGTGGGACGCCCGCGAGAACGCGATGGCCTTTTTCCGCTCGGAGGAGTTCGGCGAGACCGTCGAGTGGGGCCGCGAGGTGCTTGCCGACCGGCCGCGACACGTCTTCCTGGCGTAG
- a CDS encoding DUF4260 domain-containing protein — MHPTTVLRIEGLALFGAATAAYVALGAPVWLFPVLALAPDLSMLGYLAGPRAGSRAYNLFHTTVAPISLGALGLLVGVTPLVWVALVWAAHIGADRAVGYGLKYPTEFRRTHLTRADAHTDPVGEPADGHADAVPIGRE, encoded by the coding sequence ATGCACCCGACGACCGTTCTCCGGATCGAGGGACTCGCCCTGTTCGGCGCCGCGACCGCGGCGTACGTCGCGCTCGGGGCGCCGGTGTGGCTGTTTCCCGTCCTCGCGCTCGCTCCGGACCTCTCGATGCTGGGCTACCTCGCGGGCCCCCGCGCCGGCAGCCGGGCCTACAACCTGTTTCACACCACGGTTGCGCCGATCTCCCTCGGGGCACTCGGCCTCCTGGTGGGCGTGACCCCCCTCGTGTGGGTCGCCCTCGTGTGGGCTGCCCACATCGGTGCCGACCGGGCCGTCGGCTACGGGCTGAAGTACCCGACCGAATTCAGACGGACGCACCTCACGCGCGCCGATGCCCACACCGACCCGGTCGGCGAACCTGCCGACGGCCACGCCGATGCCGTCCCGATCGGACGCGAGTAG
- a CDS encoding aldo/keto reductase, translating into MNVRTLGDSDVEVSEVGFGAWVVGTDWWGDRTRQDAIDLVHHAIDEGITYFDTGDVYGHGDSEKLLGEALEDHREDVTVATKIGYDFYNNPQAGHGELPKEISGEWVRKATERSLDRLETEYVDVLQLHNANVDEVDADVLEALDELREEGLVRAVGWALGPSIGWLAEGDMAIEAEFDSVQLVWNLLEQEVGNHFLDTIAETGSSTSLIPRVPHSSGLLNEQVTPETGHDLDDHRGFRPDAWYETGWEKLEALRFLERDGERTMAQAAIAYLLSHEAVATVTPTFHTKADISRWAAASEVPKLSDDELARVADRYADNFGIDRDDGMDELRSSVDGEDIRAAGIDKRATAGPRNSASSD; encoded by the coding sequence ATGAACGTCCGGACGCTCGGCGACTCCGACGTCGAAGTCAGCGAGGTCGGGTTCGGCGCGTGGGTGGTCGGCACCGACTGGTGGGGCGACCGCACCCGCCAGGACGCCATCGACCTCGTCCACCACGCGATCGACGAGGGAATCACCTACTTCGACACCGGCGACGTCTACGGCCACGGCGACAGCGAGAAACTCCTCGGCGAGGCGCTCGAAGACCACCGCGAGGACGTCACTGTCGCCACGAAGATCGGCTACGACTTCTACAACAACCCCCAGGCCGGCCACGGGGAACTCCCCAAGGAGATCTCCGGCGAGTGGGTCCGGAAAGCCACCGAACGCAGCCTCGACCGGCTCGAAACGGAGTACGTCGACGTGCTCCAGTTGCACAACGCAAACGTCGACGAGGTCGACGCCGACGTGCTCGAAGCCCTCGACGAACTCCGGGAGGAGGGACTCGTCCGCGCGGTCGGGTGGGCGCTCGGCCCCTCGATCGGGTGGCTCGCGGAGGGCGATATGGCGATCGAAGCGGAGTTCGATTCGGTCCAGCTGGTCTGGAACCTCCTCGAACAGGAGGTCGGCAATCACTTCCTCGACACCATCGCCGAGACCGGCTCCTCGACCAGCCTGATCCCCCGCGTGCCGCACTCCTCGGGCCTCCTGAACGAGCAGGTCACCCCCGAAACGGGCCACGACCTCGACGACCACCGCGGGTTCCGCCCCGACGCGTGGTACGAGACCGGGTGGGAGAAACTGGAGGCGCTGCGGTTCCTCGAACGGGATGGGGAGCGCACGATGGCCCAGGCCGCGATCGCGTACCTCCTCAGCCACGAGGCAGTCGCCACCGTGACGCCGACGTTCCACACGAAAGCGGACATCTCCCGGTGGGCGGCGGCCTCGGAGGTGCCGAAACTCTCCGACGACGAACTCGCCCGCGTCGCCGACCGCTACGCCGACAACTTCGGGATCGACCGCGACGACGGAATGGACGAACTCCGGTCGTCGGTCGACGGCGAGGACATCCGCGCGGCGGGGATCGACAAGCGGGCGACCGCCGGGCCGCGGAACTCCGCGTCGTCGGACTGA
- a CDS encoding aminopeptidase yields the protein MDERVRDHAEVLVDWSARIDSGDHVVVRVAEGAHDLAVAVAEKLGERGATVATSYASDEVSRAYLRAHDGDFETPAHELALYEHADAVLSLGGGRNTFATADVDGDTRQASAKAVAPVREARLATDWVSTVHPTRSLAQQAGMSYEAYRDFVYDAVLRDWEMLAEEMQQLKQLLDAGSQVRLVTENTDLTMSIESRTAVNSAASVAYDSHNLPSGEVFTAPYATEGTVHFDVPMTISGSRIRDVTLRFEDGEVVEHAAAVGEEVIGDVLDTDEGARRLGELGIGMNRGIDRVTDNVLFDEKLGDTVHLAVGRAYDACLPEGESGNDSAVHVDLITDVSENSRLEVDGEVIQRNGRFRWEEGFDADESA from the coding sequence ATGGACGAACGCGTACGCGACCACGCCGAGGTGTTAGTGGACTGGAGCGCGCGGATCGACTCGGGCGACCACGTCGTCGTCCGCGTCGCCGAGGGCGCACACGACCTCGCGGTCGCCGTCGCGGAAAAACTCGGCGAGCGCGGGGCGACGGTCGCCACCTCGTACGCCTCCGACGAGGTCTCGCGGGCGTACCTCCGGGCGCACGACGGTGACTTCGAGACGCCGGCGCACGAACTCGCACTCTACGAGCACGCCGACGCCGTCCTCTCCTTAGGCGGCGGTCGCAACACCTTCGCGACCGCCGACGTCGACGGCGACACCCGGCAGGCGTCGGCGAAAGCGGTCGCGCCCGTCCGGGAGGCCCGACTCGCAACCGACTGGGTGTCGACCGTCCACCCGACCCGGTCGCTCGCCCAGCAGGCCGGGATGTCGTACGAAGCCTACCGGGACTTCGTCTACGACGCCGTCCTCCGCGACTGGGAGATGCTTGCAGAGGAGATGCAGCAGTTGAAGCAGCTCCTCGATGCGGGCAGCCAGGTCCGACTCGTGACCGAAAACACCGACCTCACGATGTCGATCGAGAGCCGCACCGCGGTTAACTCCGCGGCGTCGGTGGCGTACGACTCGCATAACCTCCCCTCCGGCGAGGTGTTCACCGCGCCGTACGCCACGGAGGGAACGGTCCACTTCGACGTGCCGATGACGATCTCCGGGTCCCGAATCCGCGACGTCACCCTCCGGTTCGAGGACGGGGAGGTGGTCGAGCACGCCGCGGCGGTCGGCGAGGAAGTCATCGGCGACGTCCTCGACACCGACGAGGGTGCCCGGCGGCTCGGCGAACTCGGGATCGGGATGAACCGCGGGATCGATCGAGTGACCGACAACGTCCTCTTCGACGAGAAGCTGGGCGACACCGTCCACCTCGCGGTCGGGCGGGCCTACGACGCCTGCCTCCCGGAGGGCGAATCCGGCAACGACTCGGCGGTCCACGTCGATCTCATCACCGACGTGAGCGAGAACTCCCGGCTGGAAGTCGACGGCGAGGTGATCCAGCGGAACGGCCGGTTCCGGTGGGAGGAGGGGTTCGACGCGGACGAGTCGGCATAA
- a CDS encoding 30S ribosomal protein S6e gives MAEFQIVVSDETGHTEQFEVDGQDANRFLNRDLGSEVDGGAVGHDGVTLELTGGSDEAGRPMRADVAGSELKELLLEGGVGYHPSNEGERKRVTVRGRRISEATAQINARMVDGTFGDDEADVDEADADAEADGNDEE, from the coding sequence ATGGCCGAATTCCAGATCGTCGTCTCCGACGAGACCGGACACACAGAGCAGTTCGAGGTCGACGGACAGGACGCGAACCGCTTTCTCAACCGCGACCTCGGCAGCGAGGTCGACGGCGGCGCGGTCGGGCACGACGGGGTCACGCTCGAACTCACCGGCGGCTCCGACGAGGCCGGCCGCCCGATGCGGGCCGACGTCGCGGGCTCGGAACTGAAAGAGCTCCTCCTCGAGGGCGGCGTCGGCTACCACCCCTCCAACGAGGGCGAGCGGAAGCGCGTCACGGTTCGCGGCCGACGCATCTCCGAGGCGACCGCACAGATCAACGCCCGGATGGTCGACGGCACCTTCGGCGATGACGAGGCCGACGTCGACGAGGCCGACGCCGACGCTGAGGCGGACGGGAACGACGAGGAGTAA
- the gnd gene encoding phosphogluconate dehydrogenase (NAD(+)-dependent, decarboxylating) yields the protein MQLGVVGLGRMGQIVVDRVLAAGHDVVAFDLDREAVATAADAGATPAEGLDDLADRLGDDKRVWLMVPAGEAVDATVEELEPRLSAEDVVVDGGNSHFEDSVRRAASTDAAYLDCGTSGGPAGAELGFSLMVGGPEWAYDAMTPVFDAVATGPAGHDRMGESGSGHYVKMVHNGVEYALMQAYGEGFELLADGRYDLDLEAVARTWNNGAVIRSWLLELCEEAFREEGSDLGDVADHVAGGSTGTWTVQEALEQGVPVPLIYQALAERFGSRATGDGTGRFARRLANRLRYGFGRHEVARR from the coding sequence ATGCAACTGGGCGTCGTCGGACTCGGCCGGATGGGACAGATCGTCGTCGACCGCGTGCTCGCGGCGGGTCACGACGTGGTGGCGTTCGACCTCGACAGGGAGGCGGTCGCGACAGCCGCCGACGCGGGGGCGACGCCCGCCGAGGGTCTGGACGACCTCGCCGACCGCCTCGGCGACGACAAGCGCGTCTGGCTGATGGTGCCCGCGGGCGAGGCGGTCGACGCGACCGTAGAGGAACTCGAACCTCGCCTCTCCGCCGAGGACGTCGTCGTCGACGGCGGGAACTCCCACTTCGAGGACTCGGTCCGGCGGGCGGCGTCGACAGACGCCGCGTACCTCGACTGCGGCACCTCCGGCGGGCCGGCGGGGGCTGAACTCGGGTTCTCGCTGATGGTCGGCGGCCCCGAGTGGGCCTACGACGCGATGACCCCCGTCTTCGACGCGGTGGCGACGGGGCCGGCCGGCCACGACCGGATGGGGGAGAGCGGGTCGGGTCACTACGTGAAGATGGTCCACAACGGCGTCGAGTACGCGCTGATGCAGGCCTACGGCGAGGGGTTCGAGCTCCTCGCGGACGGCCGCTACGACCTCGATCTCGAAGCCGTCGCCCGGACCTGGAACAACGGGGCGGTCATCCGGTCGTGGCTGCTGGAGCTCTGCGAGGAGGCGTTCCGCGAGGAGGGCTCGGACCTGGGAGACGTCGCCGACCACGTCGCCGGCGGCTCCACCGGGACGTGGACGGTCCAGGAGGCGCTGGAGCAGGGGGTGCCGGTGCCGCTCATCTACCAGGCGCTGGCCGAACGGTTCGGATCGCGGGCGACCGGCGACGGAACGGGTCGGTTTGCCCGGCGGCTGGCCAACCGGCTCCGGTACGGGTTCGGTCGCCACGAGGTCGCTCGGCGCTGA
- a CDS encoding universal stress protein, which translates to MQYLVAVDGSTESDQAVEYAATHAIGLGATLEIVHVLEPETELIDGEIVLPGGDRATDIGEQVLNRARQRATEAVADRDGGLETDTKLLTGRPSDAIADYADRAGVDAIYLGHRGLSEEREQVVGSVAKSVVDKATVPVTIIR; encoded by the coding sequence ATGCAGTACCTCGTCGCAGTCGACGGTTCCACGGAATCGGACCAGGCCGTCGAGTACGCCGCGACGCACGCGATCGGTCTCGGCGCAACCCTGGAGATCGTCCACGTCTTGGAACCCGAGACCGAACTGATCGACGGCGAGATCGTCCTCCCGGGGGGCGACCGGGCGACCGACATCGGCGAGCAGGTCCTCAACCGGGCCAGACAGCGGGCGACCGAGGCGGTCGCCGACCGCGACGGCGGCCTCGAAACCGACACCAAACTCCTGACTGGGCGGCCGTCGGACGCGATCGCCGACTACGCCGACCGGGCGGGCGTCGACGCCATCTACCTCGGCCACCGGGGGCTCTCGGAGGAACGCGAACAGGTCGTCGGCAGCGTTGCCAAGAGCGTCGTCGACAAGGCGACCGTTCCGGTCACGATCATCCGGTGA
- a CDS encoding 2Fe-2S iron-sulfur cluster-binding protein — MVEINLVGLGLGVTLTLLAVALHYARGTGWTPTADISQEVLERRASAVPETDFPEPMNRSIGGGGAAPAAVPAGEGEEGELEDGESAEETSPADIPDDEVEYFEVEFTKQGATIEVPNNEPLLDSGEDEGFDLPYACRQGQCVSCAGQITSGGNSEDYVVHDNQQMLDDGELGEGYTLTCVAYPRADFTIETGEAP, encoded by the coding sequence ATGGTGGAAATAAACCTCGTCGGGCTCGGCCTCGGGGTGACGCTGACGCTGCTTGCCGTGGCGTTGCACTACGCCCGCGGCACCGGGTGGACCCCCACCGCGGACATCTCCCAGGAGGTGCTCGAACGGCGGGCGAGCGCCGTCCCGGAAACGGACTTCCCCGAGCCGATGAACCGATCCATCGGCGGCGGCGGTGCGGCCCCCGCGGCGGTCCCGGCCGGCGAGGGCGAGGAGGGCGAACTCGAGGACGGCGAGTCCGCCGAGGAGACGAGTCCCGCCGACATCCCCGACGACGAGGTGGAGTACTTCGAGGTCGAGTTCACGAAGCAGGGCGCGACCATCGAGGTTCCCAACAACGAACCCCTGCTCGACTCCGGCGAGGACGAGGGCTTCGACCTGCCGTATGCGTGCCGGCAGGGCCAATGTGTCTCGTGTGCCGGCCAGATCACCTCCGGCGGCAACTCCGAGGATTACGTGGTCCACGACAACCAACAGATGCTCGACGACGGCGAACTCGGCGAAGGATACACGCTGACTTGTGTGGCGTACCCGCGTGCTGACTTCACGATCGAAACGGGCGAAGCGCCATAA
- a CDS encoding DUF7112 family protein yields the protein MSERVPSDHPSVTTLRAHLARSGGTRRPCLRLPDDAAVEAGDVVRLLLDGTTTYARVDTDATGPLISGAYDNERLVRSPREGDNRLVEWCDAHDRGPGDAVELDELDPGFRYGLRDPGDRVVYDVPARPDESLRDIAASLRD from the coding sequence GTGTCCGAGCGCGTCCCGAGCGACCACCCGTCGGTGACGACGCTCCGCGCGCACCTCGCCCGAAGCGGGGGCACCCGACGCCCCTGTCTCCGACTGCCCGACGACGCCGCCGTCGAGGCGGGCGACGTCGTCCGGCTGTTGCTCGACGGCACCACCACGTACGCCCGCGTCGACACCGACGCGACCGGCCCCTTGATCAGTGGCGCGTACGACAACGAACGCCTGGTCCGGTCGCCCCGGGAGGGCGACAACCGGCTCGTCGAATGGTGTGACGCCCACGACCGGGGGCCGGGCGACGCCGTCGAACTCGACGAACTCGACCCCGGCTTCCGTTATGGCCTCCGCGACCCCGGCGACCGGGTGGTCTACGACGTCCCCGCCCGCCCCGACGAGTCGCTGCGGGACATCGCCGCGTCACTTCGGGACTGA